Below is a window of Corvus cornix cornix isolate S_Up_H32 chromosome 2, ASM73873v5, whole genome shotgun sequence DNA.
CACAAATTGTCAGACTATTATCAGATACTCcctttttacaaagaaaaaagcttgAATGAATTCTTCatttacagcaaatattttacCAGTTTGCAAAacttataaatattttacagccTCACTAATGAGaacattatttattcatttgtcCTCATGCCCATACAGCTAGATTCAATAAATTTATGGATATGGTTAGTAGCTGTCAACCAAACCAATGTGAACAGAAAAGGTCTGTAATGTCTAATGCAGAATGAGTATGGTATCTTAAAATTTCAACCACTGATTTCTATGTGGAAGTGTAACTATACAGCTATGGAACGGCATGTCATACTGCATTCAGCTCTTTCTTATGATTTATGGCTCATTGCTTAATCATCTGGCtaataaattcactttctaGAGTGAATTCAAGGCAGATTAAAACAAACTATAATTTCAGCAATCATTAATTAAGCAAAGGTGCCGTTACGTTTGGGATTTCGCAATCTACTGAAGAAATAGATTTCTTCTTAGCTGTAATACAGCACAATGAAACCTCTGTGCTATTCAACATAATTGCAGCTCAGAAGAAAATTGCTAAGCTGCTGGCAGCGCACTCCCTGCATCTAGGTCAGAGCATTGTGCTGCTCACCCTTTGCAAAATGCACACTAACTAAACAGAGACAGACATAATGAGACAGGGATAAAAGAGCTTGCAAATCTTGAAGTGAAAGGGATAATAGGAAAgcctaaagaagaaaaacagcttaaTCCATCAGGGCATGGCCGAGACAAGGGAAGTATTCATAGTTTCCCACAAAGGTAGGAGGCTAAAAGCCAGCAATAATTTCCTCAACAGCTATTTAAAGCTACGATCAGAGAGAAGGTAAAAGGAAGCTCTCTCTCTAGCCAGAAGGTAGGAAAGTAGAAGCTCTCCTACCACAACACAAGCCCATCAAAATGTACCAGTCCAAAGATGCATACACCCTAAAAAAACCACACCTCttccttaaaaattatttatgcttCCCAAGTGCACATATAACACTGCGTCAGTATTAGAAGTTTCCCTCCTCCCTTAATAGCTCCAAGTAACCAGCTAGATCCTAAAAACATGGCATGTACCTGCCTTTTCATGCCTAACTCAGTCCTGGCAAACTCAGATGCACacctaaagaaaaataattcacgTATGCTCTGAACAGGTAAGGCTCCAAAATATTACATGACCTATGAAATAGTTCAAATTAACCAGCGTGCTTCTCACCCTCCACTTGTGAAAAGTAACGCACTATTTAACCGTCAAGGGTTTAGGCAAATTTCCCTTGCCGCAAGGTAACCTTGATTTTGCAGTAAAAATCCTTATGCTGAAGAAATACCGCAGTCTCCAGCACGGCATTACACAGACGGACAGTTCATCCCTCTCCTCTCGTCTCTGTCTCACAGATGCAGAAGTGCGTACCTGGAGAGTCATGATGCTGCGAGGATGCGCAGGGAACGGCCTCGTTCCTTCTCCGGCGGGGACGCGGCGCGTCTGCCCCTCGGCTCCGGTGGCGCGGTCGCCGGTGGCGCTGGGACGGTCCCAGTGACCTCAGCTCGCCGCCCCAGGGACTCACTCCCGCCGCGCCCCCCGGGCCCGCCGCGACAACTGAGCGGCGACAAGCGCCGGGGAAGGCGCAGTGGGGGCAGGAGCATTAAGCCGCCAGTCCTTTCCGCTGAAAGCCTGAGCTCGTTTCCACACCACCGAGGATTAGGCCACCAGGCTGAGAGCAGTGATACAGAAAGGTTCCCAAGCCGTTTGTTTGAAAAAGGAGTTTCTTGAGTGATTTGAACTGCAACCAGCCCAGTTATTGGAACTGTTACCTCTGCCGCAGCCCCTGCCCGTGTCCATGCCCAGCCAACCTGGGACCTCTcatccttcagctgcagctatGAAAAACGTGGGTCATTCCAAGGATACCTCACACAAGTGGCTACACACACCAAATACACTGTGAAGGCTGGTTTTTGATTTGGTCTACTAAgtacagaataaaaagaatattaaattaattgatAAACTACCCTACAAAGGTAACcattgaagaaaaacaatcatCTCTATTGTATcaatgaataaattatttatattcatgCCTCTATACATTTATGTTCACCATTCCCTGAGCATTGTTTGATCACAACACTAGgtacttctgcattttttaaccCACTAACTTCCATAAAACCATGCAAAAAGAGTAATTTGAGGGGAAACACGTCCAGCTTAAATTGTCAGGAATTAACGAGAAAACAAATCAAGTAAATTTCAGTAAATagaagaagatttaaaaaaaaaaaattgaaaacaccTCTGAAGCACCAGTGTCCTGGCGAAGAAGCTCTGCTCTTTCATGGCCAAGAGGCTGTGCTTAACCATGCTGTGCAGCACGGTGAATGTGTAAACTGAACGTGCTTGTGAAGATTTATTAAAGGCTTGGGGCAGATTGTGGGAACCACTGAAGGGAACCAGCCCTTACCTGTCTGCTCAGTCACAGAACACAATGTCCGTGCACAGCACGGGCGCACATTGCACTGCAGCAAGGGACGCCCCTGTGGCTGTCAAGTCCCTGTGAAGCACCCCGTCACCTGGCCCTGACTTTGTTAGCTGATATACGACGAAGCAGGTCTGCCATCGCCTATGCGCCAATTTTCGGGAGCGCTCGAGCCCTGGGAACGCCAGTAGTGAGCCTACGGCGACCCCCGCCAAGGGCAGGCCCCCGGCAGCAGCGCTTTAACGCTGCTTTGCACCAACGCTACGGCGCTCCCCGATGCGGCCCCGAGCGCAGCCCGGGCACCGCCCGCCCAGCCGCCACCGCGGGACCCGCCCGAGCAGCCCAGCGCTCCCTCGCCCCCGCGACGCCCGCACGGCTCCTGCCCGGCCCGCTCCGGACACCGCCCAGCCGCGGTCGGGGGGGGAgcgggggcgggagcggggcggagcggggcgaGCGGGGGCGAgggcggagcggagccgggGACGGAGCGGGACCAGACtgggggcggagcggggccgagGGCAGAGCGGAGCCTGACCAGgggcggagcggagccgggGGCGGAGCGGGACCGTGCTGCGGACCGCGGCGTGTTCCCAGAGCGCGGGGTGGCCGAGGTAGGGCCGGCTCTGTGCCGGCGGACGCCGCGCAGCTGCGGCCTGGCCCCCGCGGTCGGGCAGCCGGAGGCCGCCGCGCTCCCCTGGCCGTCTGGGCGCGGTCCGGCCCGCAGCTGCTCAGCGGGtgggggggcggcggcggcccgggATGCGGCGGTCCGGGAAGCGGGTGCTGCGGTCCCGGCGGAGGCCCCGCCACAGGGACCCGGCGGCGGCTGCCGTGCATCGTGCTGGGGGCCGTGCTTAACCCGCGTTTCCCTGttgccaggagctggaggagcccGCGGAGCGCTCTGCAGCGGAAGCGGCTGGAGAAGGTTCCTGGTGGTGACGTGGACGGTGTTTTCCCGATCTCCTTTCCGCAGGAAGCGAGGGGGGTCGCGACGGTGGTGCGAGCTGGAGGAACTCAGTGTTTGTTTTATCACTCGTTGCTCTGTTTCCTTATTCCTGCACGCTTGTTTTTCTCAGGAGTGCCcattttgaacagaaaagcGTATTCTTTGAACTGTGAACATGTTCcatgtttctttccttgtgcACAAGTCTGCTGCTGATTTTGCTTGTCACAGGTCATCAGAGCATCCCTAattgaaagcttttaaaagcGGTAACccagagctctttttttttaagcagtcaCAAGCTTCCGTTCTAACTCGGTCGTATGTAAGAATTTTTGTGGTTATTTCCATTCTTTAGTTGTGTTCACTTTTTGGTTGTTGCCACTGTGATGGTAAGCAAAAGGGATTAGATAACTGCATAAATGATAGCTCCATAAAGGACTGATAGGTTAAGTTGgcacatttttattcttatatCCCAGATGCAACCATTCTGGGTGCTTGGGAGCTGAGGGGAATGCCAGCCCTGTCCTCCCCAGATGGTTTTTCCAGTTTCTACTGTTGGAGGCAGATAACTGGGTTGGATGGACCATTGCTAAGGTGGCCCAGGGCATTTCACAGATTATTCTGAGAGTGCTCAAGAGTGCCACAGtgcttttttgtattttggaatCCTCAGTTTTACTGTTCTCTGGAAACTCCTTCACTGGTTTTGACTCTTATTTTGGGTAACAGTTCACATTGCATTGATACAACTTTGTTCCAGGTGGAATGATAGAGTATAGACTATCTTGAGTTGGACAGAAttcacaaggatcatcaaatccaactcctggGCGTTCTGGTCCAACTCGTAGCCCACCCCCAGAATCACACTGTGTACATCTTTCTCCTGCTGTCCTCCAGACAAGTTTACTGAGTGAAAATCTGTCCAGACAGATGTTGCTTGATGGCAGTACACTTGTGTGAAGATGGTGTTTGTCTTTTTATAGCAAGGTAGCTCACTACCAGTACACAGGTATGAGCAGCAGAATGGTATCTTTTGGGTGGCAGCCTTGAGATGTTCATGAGCTGTACATAAATGCAATCTGTACGCCTGCTTGGGTAACTAGGAAACCTAGGAGGGAGTCATGTCATGTTTCCCCTGATTACAAACCTGAACTGCTCTTATTCTGTAAGGTTGCCTGTGTAACAATGAAGATATTGCTAGTTCCCAAGCAGGAGCATGGGGGTTTTGCAATTTACCAGGGACATCACCAGGCTTGACTTTGTGTCTTCACTGCTACTCTGAACTAGATCAATCAGAGCAAGAACAATTACGCTTTCTCCATTCCTGTTCAGTTTTTCTCATCCCTAAAGGCATGGTCCAGGTGACACAAAAGACCCCTTCTGAACTTTTGGAGGCATGTAGGGGATTGCCTTCCTTCCCTGAAAGCATAAATTATTAAGAGTCTGCAAGTTACTATCATGCCTTCCAAAtagagaaaaacacaaaggCATGGACTAAAGACTGAAAAGACAAATTTCtaaaaatcctaaataaatTCAGGAGCTCGTTTCATGTTGTGCTtcagattttttgccttttttttccctcccatgtCATGGGGGACAATGCAGCTGTTCAAGACCGAAAATGGAGTGGTCCATCAACCTGTGATTCTGGGGATgggttgttgtttggttgggtttgtggttttttttacatctgtaatacctccagctgcttttcagctttgTAAGGGTCTGTTGTCACTGCTGTGGCCTTACTGTCCTGTCcagctatttatttaaaaaaaaaaaaaaaaagcagctccacACCTGCCCTGTGGAAGATGTGTGAAGGATTGGTGCCAATGTGAGGAGGTTGACAGATGCTAGTATCACTGACATAGGATGTTTCACTTCTGCATTCCCAGAAGAAGCTTCTGGTAACAATGTCCACAGCACACAGTACAGTATTTGAACTAAGGTCTTGCTCTTTCTTCCTTAGGGTGACAAAACACAGAACCACCTCAGGATGTCTGTAATTCAGCAAGGGACGGCAACACTTcggaaagcaaagaaaaccacTGTAAAAACATGCCTAGATAACCCCTTTGTTTTCCAATGGAAAACCATAGATGGAGAAGATATGCATTTTATACTAGAGACCTTAGAAGAAAGGATTAAACATACTGGACTTAAAAAGATTGAGagtccaagaaagaaaaaacgTTCCCttacaaaaaaacaaacagaaagaaagtgtGATGCTGGCACCAATGAACTCCCTAAAGAGGAGACAGAAAGCCACCAACAAAAACCAGGATGGACTGACGTAAGTATCAGAAGACAGCTTGCTATTGGAGTTAATGAAGTTACAAAAgcattggaaaaaaatgaactacTTCTCTTGCTGGTGTGCAAGTCTGCCAAACCTGCCATGATCACGACGCACCTGATCGAGCTGAGCGCAAGCCGCGCCACGCCGGCAGGGCAGGTGCCACGGCTCAGCGAGACCATTGCGCCCCTTCTTGGCCTAACATCCATTTTAGCACTTGGCTTCAAAAAGCAGTCCGACAAATTCACTGAAGCAATAGCAGCAATAATTCCAAAGATACCAGCTTTGGAAGTGCCCTGGCTTCAGTACAGAACTGAAGAATCCATGGCTTATGCAGATACAGATTCTTCAGAAAATCTGGAACCCGAAGAGCTTGCAGAGGTGCTGGGGGATGAGCTCACAAGTCAGAAGCAGAAGCATATGGAAAGCAATTGGCCTGAtctttcaaatgtaattttgcaGCCTTTGAAAATCAAGAAACTTGTCCCAAATCCCGATAAGATAAAGAAACCGCCTcgcaaaaagaaaaaggctttttcagCGTAACTGATTTTAGTTTGGTTCTTTCcattaaactgattttttaaatgcagaatggAGTACAGTTCTAACTGAACAATTCTTTTATACTTTACAGTGTAAAGCTCTTGAATACAAGGTGAACTTTATATTGCGTTTGGCTGAAGTACTTTCTGCTTTAATAAAGAATATTACTGCTACTTGAGTGTTAGTCTTTACCTGGGGATAAGTATTTCATTGGCAGCTGGAGATCAGAGTTAAAGCTGGTAATGAACATGCTAAAGTAATTTTAAGACGTAATTAATACTTCTTTGGAGTTAATGCAAAGCATTAAATgaactttgtatttttacacAGATAAACATACTTTAAGCAAAACAGATTTAAGTATAATTACTCAAACAAGTAAATACCAAAAGTGAAAGTTTATTTAAACAAAGGTCCATGCCAGTATAAGTCTTTTAAAGCTGGGATCAAGTAAACAGCTGTAATAGCACAGGCAGACTTCCCTTTTGAACTCTATTATAATAGTTTGTTCTGCTGAACAACAACTTGTTTTGGTCACAAATGTATGCAGACGTGGGTTCCACCTGATACCTTCTATATGGtatgctgaaggaaaagctattttcaaatacaaaaccaaattacTACTGctgcagtattaaaaaaaatacttccataTGGGAATTATTAACATGTATCCTGTGAGAAAATGTAAACCTAAATTCCATTAGATCTCTGTCTAAAATTGTTTCCCAGGAAATTGACATAAGCCGTATACTGTTTCATATAAAGTAGATGAGAACTGTAACTGCTACAAGACTGAAAACGTACCACGTAACTTCTGAGTTTCCTTAAATTTTACTGGGGACTATGAACAATTTCCTAATGAGGGAGTGGGGTTGtaggaaggaagggaaatagTGCTGTAATTGAGGCAATCAACAGCCTAGGAATTTACTTGTAgaagaaagcataaaataacTGAGTTACTCTGTTGTTCCGTAAAAGGTAaaatttacatgtatttttcagagatttGTTAATCTAGACTTCCACTGCCATCCAAGAGATcatctgtattttgaatttatttagaaattacttTAGTTCATGACACCAACTACAAAGGCAGGCAGTAGCAATGAGCAGTGACTGTGCAGTCATGACGCTC
It encodes the following:
- the RPP38 gene encoding ribonuclease P protein subunit p38; this translates as MSVIQQGTATLRKAKKTTVKTCLDNPFVFQWKTIDGEDMHFILETLEERIKHTGLKKIESPRKKKRSLTKKQTERKCDAGTNELPKEETESHQQKPGWTDVSIRRQLAIGVNEVTKALEKNELLLLLVCKSAKPAMITTHLIELSASRATPAGQVPRLSETIAPLLGLTSILALGFKKQSDKFTEAIAAIIPKIPALEVPWLQYRTEESMAYADTDSSENLEPEELAEVLGDELTSQKQKHMESNWPDLSNVILQPLKIKKLVPNPDKIKKPPRKKKKAFSA